A stretch of the Ischnura elegans chromosome 5, ioIscEleg1.1, whole genome shotgun sequence genome encodes the following:
- the LOC124158770 gene encoding 4-trimethylaminobutyraldehyde dehydrogenase-like isoform X1, whose translation MEARRALIRKAVNACCGRQGFNFVDGRRCEPTDSTGQIKVTEPATGLPLCSFGSSGERDVADAVASAKAAFAQWSQMACTERGRILINAGSKIRENLEFLAHLEVKDNGKPIWEARVDILSCADAFEYFGGVVPSVAGQHIPVGGDSFAIVSREPLGVVAGIGAWNFPMQTCTWKVAPALACGNTFVYKPSPLTPMTALALADILIEVGVPKGSYNVIQGDGETGSLLCHHPDVAKVSFTGSVLTGSKVMAAAAAGIKKVTLELGGKSPLIIFDDADMKNAVKAALMANFLTQGEVCSNGTRVFVQKGIYKDFMKNLIEATKKLKIGDPFEEDTTVGATISKEHAEKVLRYVESAKSEGAVVECGGERCVLPPPLDGGYYLSPCVLTSCTDDMKVVKEEVFGSILSVLTFSEEDEVIDRANATHFGLAGGVFTKDIQRAFRVVKRVQAGTLWINTYNLYPPSLPFGGYKQSGLGRENGTAVLEQYTQTKTVYVEGGDVDCGPLYQE comes from the exons ATGGAGGCGCGACGAGCATTAATTCGTAAAGCGGTGAACGCCTGTTGTGGCCGACAGGGATTTAATTTTGTGGACGGCAGGCGATGCGAACCGACTGATTCGACAGGGCAAATAAAAGTCACTGAGCCAGCTACTGGTTTACCTCTGTGTTCTTTTGGTTCATCCGGCGAACGAGATGTGGCGGATGCCGTGGCAAGTGCTAAGGCAGCATTTGCTCAATGGAGTCAG ATGGCATGTACAGAAAGAGGGCGTATACTGATAAATGCCGGCAGTAAAATTCGGGAGAATCTCGAATTTCTCGCTCACCTGGAAGTTAAGGATAATGGAAAGCCAATTTGGGAGGCTCGGGTGGATATATTGTCGTGCGCCGACGCCTTCGAGTACTTCGGAGGAGTGGTTCCATCGGTCGCAG gccAGCATATCCCAGTTGGAGGCGATAGTTTTGCTATTGTGTCACGTGAACCATTAGGTGTTGTAGCTGGAATTGGTGCCTGGAATTTCCCTATGCAAACCTGTACATGGAAA GTAGCTCCAGCTCTGGCATGTGGTAACACGTTTGTGTACAAGCCATCCCCTTTGACGCCGATGACTGCCCTTGCACTTGCAGACATTTTGATTGAAGTTGGGGTTCCTAAGGGATCTTATAATGTTATACAG gGAGATGGAGAGACTGGGTCCTTGCTTTGCCACCATCCAGATGTTGCTAAAGTATCATTTACTGGATCTGTTTTAACCGGTTCCAAGGTCATGGCTGCTG CTGCAGCTGGAATAAAGAAGGTGACATTGGAACTCGGTGGAAAGTCTCCATTGATTATATTTGATGATGCAGACATGAAGAATGCAGTGAAAGCAGCACTAATGGCAAACTTTTTAACTCAGGGagag gtTTGCTCAAATGGTACCAGAGTATTTGTTCAAAAGGGTATCTATAAAGACTTCATGAAAAACCTAATTGAAGctacaaagaaattaaaaattgggGATCCATTTGAAGAAGATACCACTGTAGGTGCAACCATTTCCAAAGAACATGCTGAAAAAGTCCTAAGATATGTGGAAAGTGCTAAGTCTGAG GGAGCTGTCGTTGAGTGTGGAGGTGAGCGGTGTGTACTTCCGCCTCCACTAGATGGTGGATATTACCTCTCCCCATGTGTATTAACCTCCTGCACTGATGACATGAAAGTAGTCAAGGAGGAGGTGTTTGGATCCATTCTGTCAGTTTTGACTTTCAGTGAGGAGGATGAGGTCATTGACAGAGCTAATGCCACTCATTTTGGATTGGCTGGAGGTGTGTTTACCAA AGACATCCAAAGAGCTTTTCGTGTTGTGAAACGGGTACAGGCTGGGACTCTGTGGATCAACACGTACAACCTTTACCCTCCTTCTCTGCCATTTGGAGGCTACAAGCAGAGTGGCTTGGGACGAGAAAATGGCACGGCTGTTTTAGAGCAGTATACTCAGACAAAGACTGTGTATGTTGAAGGTGGTGATGTCGACTGTGGGCCTCTGTACCAGGAATGA
- the LOC124158770 gene encoding 4-trimethylaminobutyraldehyde dehydrogenase A-like isoform X2 yields the protein MEARRALIRKAVNACCGRQGFNFVDGRRCEPTDSTGQIKVTEPATGLPLCSFGSSGERDVADAVASAKAAFAQWSQMACTERGRILINAGSKIRENLEFLAHLEVKDNGKPIWEARVDILSCADAFEYFGGVVPSVAGQHIPVGGDSFAIVSREPLGVVAGIGAWNFPMQTCTWKVAPALACGNTFVYKPSPLTPMTALALADILIEVGVPKGSYNVIQGDGETGSLLCHHPDVAKVSFTGSVLTGSKVMAAAAAGIKKVTLELGGKSPLIIFDDADMKNAVKAALMANFLTQGEVCSNGTRVFVQKGIYKDFMKNLIEATKKLKIGDPFEEDTTVGATISKEHAEKVLRYVESAKSERHPKSFSCCETGTGWDSVDQHVQPLPSFSAIWRLQAEWLGTRKWHGCFRAVYSDKDCVC from the exons ATGGAGGCGCGACGAGCATTAATTCGTAAAGCGGTGAACGCCTGTTGTGGCCGACAGGGATTTAATTTTGTGGACGGCAGGCGATGCGAACCGACTGATTCGACAGGGCAAATAAAAGTCACTGAGCCAGCTACTGGTTTACCTCTGTGTTCTTTTGGTTCATCCGGCGAACGAGATGTGGCGGATGCCGTGGCAAGTGCTAAGGCAGCATTTGCTCAATGGAGTCAG ATGGCATGTACAGAAAGAGGGCGTATACTGATAAATGCCGGCAGTAAAATTCGGGAGAATCTCGAATTTCTCGCTCACCTGGAAGTTAAGGATAATGGAAAGCCAATTTGGGAGGCTCGGGTGGATATATTGTCGTGCGCCGACGCCTTCGAGTACTTCGGAGGAGTGGTTCCATCGGTCGCAG gccAGCATATCCCAGTTGGAGGCGATAGTTTTGCTATTGTGTCACGTGAACCATTAGGTGTTGTAGCTGGAATTGGTGCCTGGAATTTCCCTATGCAAACCTGTACATGGAAA GTAGCTCCAGCTCTGGCATGTGGTAACACGTTTGTGTACAAGCCATCCCCTTTGACGCCGATGACTGCCCTTGCACTTGCAGACATTTTGATTGAAGTTGGGGTTCCTAAGGGATCTTATAATGTTATACAG gGAGATGGAGAGACTGGGTCCTTGCTTTGCCACCATCCAGATGTTGCTAAAGTATCATTTACTGGATCTGTTTTAACCGGTTCCAAGGTCATGGCTGCTG CTGCAGCTGGAATAAAGAAGGTGACATTGGAACTCGGTGGAAAGTCTCCATTGATTATATTTGATGATGCAGACATGAAGAATGCAGTGAAAGCAGCACTAATGGCAAACTTTTTAACTCAGGGagag gtTTGCTCAAATGGTACCAGAGTATTTGTTCAAAAGGGTATCTATAAAGACTTCATGAAAAACCTAATTGAAGctacaaagaaattaaaaattgggGATCCATTTGAAGAAGATACCACTGTAGGTGCAACCATTTCCAAAGAACATGCTGAAAAAGTCCTAAGATATGTGGAAAGTGCTAAGTCTGAG AGACATCCAAAGAGCTTTTCGTGTTGTGAAACGGGTACAGGCTGGGACTCTGTGGATCAACACGTACAACCTTTACCCTCCTTCTCTGCCATTTGGAGGCTACAAGCAGAGTGGCTTGGGACGAGAAAATGGCACGGCTGTTTTAGAGCAGTATACTCAGACAAAGACTGTGTATGTTGA
- the LOC124158772 gene encoding ADP-ribosylation factor 1, with amino-acid sequence MGNMFANLFKGLFGKKEMRILMVGLDAAGKTTILYKLKLGEIVTTIPTIGFNVETVEYKNISFTVWDVGGQDKIRPLWRHYFQNTQGLIFVVDSNDRERIGEAREELMRMLAEDELRDAVLLIFANKQDLPNAMNAAEITDKLGLHSLRNRNWYIQATCATSGDGLYEGLDWLSNQLKNANR; translated from the exons ATGGGTAATATGTTCGCAAACCTATTCAAAGGCCTTTTTGGCAAGAAGGAAATGAGGATTCTTATGGTCGGTTTGGATGCCGCAGGAAAGACTACAATTTTGTACAAACTTAAATTAGGAGAGATCGTCACAACAATTCCTACTATCG GATTTAATGTTGAAACTGTTGAGTATAAAAACATTAGTTTCACCGTCTGGGAtgtgggtggtcaagataaaatTCGCCCTCTATGGAGACATTACTTTCAGAACACGCAG GGACTTATATTCGTGGTAGACAGCAATGATCGTGAAAGAATTGGTGAAGCTCGTGAGGAATTAATGCGAATGCTCGCCGAGGATGAACTAAGAGATGCAGTCCTGCTTATCTTTGCTAACAAGCAG GATTTGCCCAATGCTATGAATGCTGCCGAAATAACTGATAAGCTGGGACTTCATTCACTGAGGAATCGCAACTGGTACATTCAAGCTACATGTGCAACCAGTGGAGATGGATTGTACGAGGGGTTGGATTGGCTGTCTAACCAGTTGAAAAATGCAAACCGTTAA